A DNA window from Streptomyces sp. B21-083 contains the following coding sequences:
- a CDS encoding lipopolysaccharide biosynthesis protein: MDSVRTPDSETAEPSDTPAPAAASLGGKVRSAARWSLINTVVMRLGNFATGILLARFALGPAEWGVYGISQTVLLVLLSANELGVGLAIVRWEGDARRFAPTVLTLSALSSGVLYVALFAAAPTVAGLLGSPDAAGVLRVMCLCVVIDGIAQVPAGFLTREFAQGKRMIIDGLNFVASTAVTLLLAFEGWGAMSFAWGAVAGNVVALIGCGLAAPGTLKFGWDPGQARALLRFGLPLAGASMLALAVVNVDTMVVGATLGNVALGFYVLAFNMSGWPVRIISEAARRVSFAGFSRLADSPQALAQGFSRALGVVITGTVPLCVLLACLAEPAIVTIYGDRWGPAAAALPWLMVLGLIRIGSELAYDCLVAIGQRRSLFLVQGLWLAALVPVLLAAAKLNGIVGVSQAHVLVAGGLVVPVFLVALRRGGIGVGRVAQACAWPFFGGAVMAGIVLGLQRLLGDGRLALVAISAIALAGYTLCVLPSRDFLRGGGRGDRPHRGRHRSPAPVRHTQKDMR, translated from the coding sequence ATGGACAGCGTCCGCACACCGGACAGCGAGACCGCTGAACCGAGCGACACCCCCGCTCCGGCCGCCGCCTCCCTGGGCGGCAAGGTCCGTTCCGCCGCGCGCTGGAGCCTGATCAACACCGTCGTGATGCGGCTGGGCAACTTCGCGACCGGCATCCTGCTGGCGCGGTTCGCCCTCGGGCCGGCGGAGTGGGGGGTCTACGGCATCTCCCAGACGGTACTGCTGGTCCTGCTGTCCGCGAACGAGTTGGGCGTGGGCCTGGCCATCGTGCGCTGGGAGGGCGACGCACGGCGGTTCGCGCCGACCGTGCTGACCCTCAGCGCCCTCTCCAGCGGCGTGCTGTACGTGGCGCTGTTCGCGGCGGCACCGACGGTGGCGGGCCTGCTCGGCTCGCCCGACGCCGCGGGCGTGCTCCGGGTGATGTGCCTGTGCGTGGTGATCGACGGGATCGCACAGGTACCGGCCGGCTTCCTCACCCGTGAGTTCGCCCAGGGCAAGCGGATGATCATCGACGGGCTCAACTTCGTGGCCAGCACCGCGGTGACGCTGCTGCTGGCCTTCGAGGGCTGGGGCGCGATGAGCTTCGCCTGGGGAGCCGTGGCGGGGAACGTCGTTGCGCTGATCGGATGCGGGCTGGCGGCCCCGGGCACCCTGAAGTTCGGCTGGGACCCCGGCCAGGCCCGGGCGCTGCTCAGGTTCGGGCTTCCGCTGGCGGGGGCGAGCATGCTGGCCCTCGCGGTGGTCAACGTCGACACCATGGTGGTGGGCGCGACGCTGGGCAACGTGGCTCTGGGCTTCTACGTGCTCGCCTTCAACATGTCCGGCTGGCCCGTGCGGATCATCTCCGAGGCCGCCCGCCGGGTCTCCTTCGCCGGGTTCTCCCGACTGGCCGACTCGCCACAGGCCCTCGCCCAGGGCTTCAGCCGCGCACTGGGTGTGGTCATCACCGGCACCGTCCCGCTCTGCGTCCTGCTCGCCTGTCTCGCCGAGCCGGCCATCGTGACCATCTACGGGGACCGGTGGGGGCCCGCCGCCGCGGCACTGCCCTGGCTGATGGTCCTCGGCCTGATCCGCATCGGCAGCGAACTCGCCTATGACTGTCTGGTCGCGATCGGACAGCGCCGGTCGCTCTTCCTGGTGCAGGGTCTGTGGCTGGCGGCCCTGGTCCCGGTACTGCTCGCCGCCGCCAAACTCAACGGCATCGTGGGCGTCTCACAGGCCCATGTCCTGGTCGCCGGCGGCCTGGTGGTGCCCGTGTTCCTGGTCGCCCTCCGCCGAGGCGGCATCGGTGTCGGCCGGGTCGCCCAGGCCTGCGCCTGGCCGTTCTTCGGCGGGGCCGTGATGGCCGGGATCGTCCTCGGTCTGCAGCGCCTGCTCGGCGACGGGCGGCTCGCCCTTGTCGCCATCAGCGCGATCGCCCTGGCCGGTTACACGCTGTGCGTCCTGCCCAGCCGTGACTTCCTGCGCGGTGGCGGCCGCGGCGACCGGCCCCACCGCGGCCGCCACCGGTCCCCCGCACCGGTCCGGCACACCCAGAAGGACATGAGGTGA
- a CDS encoding glycosyltransferase family 2 protein, which translates to MSGVVRRIARAPWTLLKALFGWLVLFEVRNKVLLAPTAVRLRRIEDAETRRLAAGLPSPPSALVATVIATHRRPEALRAAVRSALDQTVRDQVVIVVDDGAGLPELPDDPRVFAVSLAANTGVAGVVRNVGIRLSRSRYVAFLDDDNLWERDHLERTLAVLESPDGPDGVYTALRRVLPDGSERDVLSVPYDRRRAARESFLDTNAFVARRDRSLRFSRLRRTPEVMPREDWELIHRYARGHRVLHVPHPTVRYLVNPASFYTQW; encoded by the coding sequence GTGAGCGGGGTCGTGCGCCGGATCGCACGGGCGCCCTGGACCCTGCTCAAGGCGCTGTTCGGCTGGCTGGTGCTCTTCGAGGTCAGGAACAAGGTCCTGTTGGCCCCCACCGCGGTGCGGCTGCGCCGGATCGAGGACGCCGAGACCCGGCGGCTGGCCGCCGGCCTGCCGTCGCCGCCCTCGGCGCTGGTCGCCACGGTGATCGCCACCCACCGACGCCCCGAGGCGCTGCGTGCGGCGGTGCGCTCGGCTCTGGACCAGACCGTTCGCGACCAGGTCGTCATCGTGGTCGACGACGGTGCCGGACTGCCCGAACTCCCCGACGACCCAAGGGTGTTCGCGGTCTCCCTGGCAGCCAACACCGGGGTCGCGGGAGTCGTGCGCAATGTGGGCATCCGCCTCAGCCGCTCGCGGTACGTGGCGTTCCTGGACGACGACAACCTGTGGGAACGCGACCATCTGGAACGGACTCTGGCGGTCCTGGAGTCCCCGGACGGGCCCGACGGCGTCTACACGGCACTGCGCCGCGTTCTGCCCGACGGCAGCGAGAGGGACGTCCTGTCGGTGCCCTACGACCGGCGCAGGGCGGCCCGCGAGTCCTTCCTGGACACCAACGCCTTCGTCGCCCGCCGAGATCGCTCCCTTCGCTTCAGCCGTCTGCGCCGGACACCGGAGGTGATGCCCCGCGAGGACTGGGAGCTGATCCACCGGTACGCGCGTGGGCACCGGGTGCTCCATGTGCCGCATCCCACCGTCCGATACCTGGTGAACCCGGCCAGCTTCTACACCCAGTGGTGA
- a CDS encoding class I SAM-dependent methyltransferase, which produces MPRSRALRNKFVDAPGSLGERMRVARWERFRRCFPGIENMSVLDLGGTAEMWLRAPVRAKHVHLINLAEHPAELPDWITAEVADVTDEAVAAELSAKGGYDLVFSNSTIEHVGGHSQRRKFVSAVESLAPLHWIQTPYRYFPVEPHFVAPGFQFLPLAARARLVRRWPLVHSRPDSPESAMDAVINIELLTRTEMRYLFPRSVLLSERVLGAPKSLIAVRTEPVCSTT; this is translated from the coding sequence ATGCCCCGCTCCCGCGCCCTCAGGAACAAGTTCGTCGACGCGCCCGGCTCGCTGGGCGAACGGATGCGCGTCGCACGCTGGGAGCGGTTCCGGCGCTGCTTCCCCGGCATCGAGAACATGAGCGTCCTCGACCTGGGCGGAACGGCCGAGATGTGGCTGCGCGCACCGGTGCGCGCCAAGCACGTCCACCTGATCAACCTGGCGGAACACCCCGCCGAACTCCCGGACTGGATCACCGCGGAGGTCGCCGACGTCACCGACGAGGCGGTCGCTGCCGAGCTGAGCGCCAAGGGCGGTTACGACCTGGTGTTCTCCAACTCGACCATCGAGCACGTGGGCGGCCACAGCCAGCGCCGCAAGTTCGTCTCGGCCGTGGAGTCACTGGCGCCGCTGCACTGGATCCAGACGCCGTACCGCTACTTCCCCGTCGAGCCCCACTTCGTGGCGCCCGGCTTCCAGTTCCTGCCGCTGGCCGCCAGGGCCCGTCTCGTACGGCGCTGGCCCCTCGTCCACAGCCGCCCCGACAGCCCGGAGTCGGCGATGGACGCGGTGATCAACATCGAGCTGCTGACCCGCACCGAGATGCGCTACCTGTTCCCCAGGTCGGTGCTGCTCAGCGAGCGGGTGCTCGGTGCCCCGAAGTCACTCATAGCCGTCAGAACGGAGCCCGTATGCTCAACAACCTGA
- a CDS encoding glycosyltransferase family 2 protein has translation MSPVAVIVVTWNSASVLPGFLAALPDGMAGLDWRLVVADNDSADDTVEVLRTLAPDATVVQTGRNAGYAAGVNAALGAAGEYEAVLICNPDIRMREGCAKRLMDSLGEGVGIAVPLLYEEGRDTPHRSLRRESSVTRALGEALIGNTRAGRFPRLSELVTDPAAYQRSTRADWATGALMAISGDCLAACGRWDESFFLYSEETEYCLRARDLGYATQLEPTAEAVHLGGDSQVSPRLWTILTVNRVRLYRKRHGPLATAAFRTAVLLRETSRAALGRPAARAAAKALATPGTLNKTPAP, from the coding sequence ATGAGTCCCGTCGCCGTCATCGTCGTCACCTGGAACAGCGCCTCGGTGCTCCCCGGGTTCCTCGCCGCGCTTCCCGACGGCATGGCCGGCCTCGACTGGCGGCTCGTCGTCGCCGACAACGACTCCGCCGACGACACCGTCGAGGTGCTCCGGACACTGGCCCCCGACGCCACCGTCGTCCAGACCGGCCGCAACGCCGGGTACGCGGCCGGGGTCAACGCGGCGCTGGGGGCGGCCGGGGAGTACGAGGCCGTGCTCATCTGCAACCCCGACATCAGGATGCGGGAGGGCTGCGCCAAACGCCTGATGGACAGTCTCGGTGAGGGTGTCGGGATCGCCGTACCGCTTCTGTACGAAGAGGGCAGGGACACGCCTCACCGCTCGCTGCGCCGCGAGTCGAGCGTGACCCGGGCGCTCGGCGAGGCCCTGATCGGAAACACCCGCGCCGGACGCTTCCCGCGTCTGAGCGAGCTGGTGACCGACCCCGCCGCGTATCAGCGGTCCACGCGCGCGGACTGGGCGACTGGCGCGCTCATGGCCATCTCGGGGGACTGTCTGGCCGCCTGCGGCCGGTGGGACGAGTCCTTCTTCCTCTACTCGGAGGAGACCGAGTACTGCCTGCGCGCGCGGGACCTGGGCTACGCCACTCAGCTGGAGCCGACAGCCGAGGCCGTCCACCTGGGCGGCGACTCCCAGGTGTCGCCCCGCCTCTGGACCATCCTCACCGTCAACCGAGTCCGCCTGTACCGCAAACGCCACGGCCCCCTCGCCACGGCGGCCTTCCGCACAGCCGTCCTCCTCCGGGAGACCTCCCGCGCAGCCCTGGGCCGCCCAGCAGCCCGAGCGGCGGCAAAGGCCCTGGCAACCCCGGGCACCCTAAATAAAACACCGGCCCCGTAA
- a CDS encoding O-antigen ligase family protein, whose translation MSLGDIWAIMCRRWYFMVPLTLLSLFAGGYLYRTIPVSYESQSSVTLLDSTAVADLAPTFGNPISNAGGTLVVTADVLIRTLQSSDSAKELHSRGVTDRYTVGFAPEADSPLLTLGVTGTDRAKVLRETTTLTRFTGEQLKALQAASKVPAKYSVQAAPVVLPQTPVSQSKARYQNIASVLIVGMVSAFLLSILAEGVAVVRRRGRATAGYVPRRHRAQPPERAPRGLLVRKLDATTILTGYLVLAFFVPSNLTLPALGGVGTPANVFALLGLLWYLATWLGGRIRPAEGTRLPRVAMCLLAVAVLLSYLADAGRDSSHEEVLGADRGLIGLGVWVALVVLASAGIQERGRLETLMRRLVVLGTVVALIGYYDFFAATNIADSIHIPGLQSSTAGISAMDRGSFTRPRSTTAHPLEFGGMLAILVPFAVHQAFDPVRRHAGAMRRWAPVAIMAGALPLTVSRTSIIGAAIVILVMVPRWKPGRRWAAIGIILGSVAGFKVIIPGLIGTITNLFATFFAGSDSSTQARTVKYGAIVPYLDEHPWFGRGFGTFTPDLYFFTDNQYMLTLAEMGFVGLVALVALFVTGIHTGGAIRRLARDDSDRELGQAFLASALVALVISATFDALSFPMYAGMFFLTLGAGGSYLGFIRREAAESATAAAADEAVPVPAPREASEAQVPQLAESR comes from the coding sequence ATGAGCCTTGGCGACATCTGGGCGATCATGTGCAGGCGTTGGTACTTCATGGTGCCCCTCACCCTGCTCAGTCTTTTCGCGGGCGGCTATCTGTACCGGACCATCCCGGTGTCCTACGAGTCGCAGAGTTCCGTCACGCTGCTCGACTCCACGGCGGTCGCCGATCTGGCACCCACCTTCGGCAACCCCATATCGAACGCGGGCGGCACGCTGGTCGTCACGGCCGACGTGCTCATCAGGACACTCCAGTCGAGCGACTCGGCCAAGGAACTGCACTCCCGGGGCGTCACCGACCGGTACACGGTCGGCTTCGCGCCCGAGGCCGACAGCCCGCTGCTCACCCTGGGCGTCACCGGCACCGACCGGGCGAAGGTGCTGCGGGAGACCACCACCCTCACCAGGTTCACCGGGGAGCAGCTGAAGGCCCTCCAGGCCGCCTCCAAGGTGCCGGCGAAGTACTCCGTGCAGGCCGCGCCGGTCGTGCTGCCGCAGACACCGGTCTCGCAGTCGAAGGCCCGCTACCAGAACATCGCGTCGGTGCTCATCGTCGGGATGGTCAGCGCGTTCCTGCTGTCCATCCTGGCCGAGGGCGTCGCGGTGGTCCGCCGACGCGGTCGCGCCACGGCCGGCTACGTGCCCCGGCGCCATCGCGCCCAGCCCCCCGAGCGGGCGCCCAGAGGCCTGCTGGTGCGGAAGCTGGACGCCACGACGATCCTCACCGGCTATCTGGTGCTGGCCTTCTTCGTCCCGTCCAACCTCACCCTGCCGGCGCTCGGGGGCGTCGGCACCCCGGCCAACGTCTTCGCCCTGCTGGGACTTCTCTGGTATCTCGCGACCTGGCTCGGCGGCCGGATCCGGCCCGCCGAGGGCACCAGGCTGCCGCGCGTGGCGATGTGCCTGCTCGCCGTGGCCGTGCTGCTGTCGTACCTCGCGGACGCCGGCCGCGACAGCTCGCACGAGGAGGTCCTCGGGGCCGACCGGGGGCTCATCGGACTCGGCGTGTGGGTGGCGCTGGTGGTGCTGGCCTCGGCCGGCATCCAGGAGCGCGGCCGGCTGGAGACCCTGATGCGCCGGCTCGTCGTCCTGGGCACGGTCGTCGCCCTGATCGGCTACTACGACTTCTTCGCGGCGACCAACATCGCCGACTCCATCCACATCCCCGGCCTGCAGTCCAGCACCGCGGGGATCAGCGCCATGGACCGCGGCTCGTTCACCCGCCCGCGCTCCACCACGGCCCATCCGCTGGAGTTCGGCGGGATGCTGGCCATCCTGGTCCCCTTCGCCGTCCACCAGGCGTTCGATCCGGTACGCCGTCACGCGGGCGCGATGCGCCGCTGGGCCCCGGTGGCGATCATGGCGGGCGCGCTTCCGCTGACGGTGTCCAGGACGTCCATCATCGGCGCCGCCATCGTGATCCTGGTGATGGTGCCCCGCTGGAAGCCGGGTCGTCGCTGGGCCGCGATCGGGATCATCCTGGGTTCGGTGGCCGGCTTCAAGGTGATCATTCCCGGGCTGATCGGCACCATCACCAACCTGTTCGCCACGTTCTTCGCCGGTTCCGACAGCAGTACCCAGGCACGCACCGTGAAGTACGGCGCGATCGTCCCCTATCTCGACGAACACCCCTGGTTCGGACGTGGCTTCGGCACCTTCACCCCCGACCTGTACTTCTTCACCGACAACCAGTACATGCTGACCCTGGCCGAGATGGGCTTCGTGGGGCTCGTCGCGCTGGTCGCCCTGTTCGTCACCGGGATACACACCGGCGGCGCCATCCGCCGCCTCGCCCGCGACGACTCGGACCGGGAACTCGGACAGGCGTTCCTCGCCTCGGCGCTGGTCGCCCTGGTCATCAGCGCCACCTTCGACGCGCTCAGCTTCCCCATGTACGCCGGGATGTTCTTCCTGACCCTGGGCGCAGGCGGCAGTTACCTCGGCTTCATCCGCCGCGAGGCGGCCGAGTCGGCGACAGCGGCAGCGGCGGACGAAGCCGTCCCGGTCCCCGCACCCCGTGAGGCATCCGAGGCCCAGGTCCCCCAACTCGCGGAGTCCCGATGA
- a CDS encoding glycosyltransferase family 2 protein, with protein MSTVSVVIPCYKYGHFLADCVSSVLDEQDGVDVRVLIIDDASPDDSAETALKLAAADSRIQVRVHETNKGHIATYNEGLLEWADGDYVALLSADDRLVPGALVRAAALLDAHPEAGFAYGRPLRFQHGGPLPKARTSGTGSTVYPGHWWLDRRFREGTGCITSPEVVVRTGLQREVGGYDPTLPHAGDIEMWMRLAARADVGYVRGADQAFYRVHGNNMSTTDFGGQLDDLRQRLVAYDSVLDKCADLLPQADRLAEAVHTRLARFALRRAYRAYDRGRTEVVPVDELVAFAGECLPEYEALSEYRALRLRQRIGAKTMPYLQPLVWSAVAERGREWLWWESWKRRGI; from the coding sequence ATGAGCACCGTCAGTGTCGTGATCCCGTGCTACAAGTACGGCCATTTCCTCGCCGACTGCGTGAGCAGCGTCCTGGACGAGCAGGACGGCGTTGACGTCCGGGTACTCATCATCGACGACGCCTCTCCCGACGACTCGGCGGAGACCGCGCTCAAACTGGCCGCCGCCGACTCACGCATCCAGGTCCGCGTCCACGAAACCAACAAGGGACACATCGCCACCTACAACGAGGGCCTCCTCGAATGGGCGGACGGTGACTACGTCGCACTTCTCTCCGCCGACGACCGGCTGGTCCCCGGCGCCCTGGTGCGCGCGGCCGCCCTGCTCGACGCCCACCCGGAGGCGGGGTTCGCCTACGGCCGCCCCCTGCGCTTCCAGCACGGCGGCCCGCTGCCCAAGGCCCGTACGAGCGGCACCGGTTCGACCGTCTACCCCGGACACTGGTGGCTGGACCGCCGGTTCCGCGAAGGCACCGGCTGCATCACCTCACCCGAGGTCGTCGTCCGCACCGGCCTGCAGCGCGAGGTGGGCGGCTACGACCCCACGCTTCCCCACGCCGGCGACATCGAGATGTGGATGCGCCTCGCCGCCCGCGCCGACGTCGGCTACGTACGGGGGGCCGACCAGGCCTTCTACCGCGTCCACGGCAACAACATGTCCACCACCGACTTCGGCGGCCAGCTCGACGACCTGCGCCAACGCCTCGTCGCCTACGACTCCGTACTCGACAAGTGCGCCGACCTGCTGCCCCAGGCCGACCGGCTCGCGGAGGCCGTGCACACCCGCCTCGCCCGCTTCGCACTACGCCGCGCCTACCGCGCCTACGACCGGGGACGCACCGAGGTCGTCCCGGTCGACGAACTCGTGGCCTTCGCCGGGGAGTGCCTCCCGGAGTACGAGGCGCTGTCCGAGTACCGCGCGCTGCGGCTCAGACAGCGGATCGGAGCGAAGACGATGCCCTATCTGCAACCGCTCGTGTGGTCGGCAGTGGCCGAACGCGGGCGGGAGTGGCTGTGGTGGGAGTCGTGGAAGCGCCGCGGCATCTGA
- a CDS encoding DUF4082 domain-containing protein: MNRWSRRIRGGRLAVVAALIWAVLPQAISAQAASDPCGTGSNPVVCENSKTGSPMSDWYSPNAYGDIKGFSTKESVQAGDTVQFKIQSPVTYHVEIYRLGWYGGDGARLISTAAQVAVNYPANYNSNANPASCTTKSSTGLVDCGNWPVTVNWTVPSDAVSGLYIANLTQNDGDGLMPYPFVVRKDSSTSNIVVQTSDETWQAYNDYGGQDLYGGAGPAPDGRAYEVSYNRPLDIGGDNGIYGSEFMMLSWLERNGYDVSYLSGVDVSTNGATLLPKHKVYLSSGHDEYWTQSQYSNVLAARKAGVRQAFFSGNEVFWKTRLAASNDGTSTANRTLVCYKMTKMAQGNGIADPSGTWTGTWMDPTSTSYGQTYQPPNILTGSMFQVNGSRDDAITVPGSYGKNRIWRNTSIANLTASQTATFPTGTLGYEWDSDIVNSTRPAGAINVSSTTVDINDGKYRLDWGNMYGNGTATHSLVEFRDQDSGALVFGSGTVQWSWGLTNLPTYNPDDAVVTEDTRMQQATVNILADMGVQPLTLQSNLVSATATTDTTGPAITVTSPASGVTVPALKPVTISGTATDSGGGVVARVEVSTDGGTTWNAATGLTSWSYSWTPTAPGAASIKVRAVDDSVNIGAVTTRPVTVGPQACPCTVWPATAVPGTLNAGDAGPLELGVKIRTTVAGSITGVRFYKSPANTGTHTGSLWSASGTRLATGTFTNETASGWQQLNFATPVTVKANTTYVASYFAPNGGYSYDGGYFSGSAAGLAPLTALQSGTDGGNGVYRYSSTSAFPSSASSGSNYWVDVVLDTASASTTPPVVTSTSPTSGATGASITAPVSAVFDHAIDADTLTFTLKDANGNTVPGTNTLPASNKATFTPSTELELHTTYTASVQAEDLWGNAMTAPVTWSFTTSSTPPAVTCPCTLWNTSTVPARTAVTDDPNSLELGTRFQSSASGWVTGVTFYKGATNTGTHTGSLWSADGTLLASGTFTTESATGWQTMTFATPVAISADTAYVVSYHAPNGNYAVDGGYFASAHKSYPLTATADISTAHNGLYRYGSDVAFPNGSYGSANYWVGPVFTADDPSASLTSGTSSSEVTSSSLAHTADADNALVASLPSTAKLSTVKATVTVLPGAKAAAAGKLKVKAVLSYNRATHKVSVHLSSPLPDGTRFRITVTARDKQHHTVTARVWTLTSKTVRKKN; encoded by the coding sequence ATGAACAGATGGAGCAGACGGATCCGGGGCGGCCGCCTCGCCGTCGTAGCAGCATTGATATGGGCGGTGCTTCCGCAGGCCATCTCCGCCCAGGCCGCGTCCGATCCGTGCGGAACGGGCTCGAACCCGGTCGTCTGCGAGAACTCCAAGACGGGCAGCCCCATGTCCGACTGGTACTCGCCCAACGCCTACGGTGACATCAAGGGATTCTCCACCAAGGAGAGCGTCCAGGCCGGTGACACCGTCCAGTTCAAGATCCAGTCGCCGGTCACGTACCACGTGGAGATCTACCGGCTGGGCTGGTACGGCGGCGACGGGGCGCGTCTGATCTCGACCGCGGCCCAGGTGGCCGTGAACTATCCGGCCAACTACAACTCGAACGCCAATCCGGCCAGTTGCACCACCAAGAGCAGCACAGGCCTGGTCGACTGCGGCAACTGGCCCGTCACGGTGAACTGGACGGTGCCCAGCGACGCGGTGTCCGGCCTGTACATCGCGAACCTGACGCAGAACGACGGCGACGGTTTGATGCCGTACCCGTTCGTCGTGCGCAAGGACTCCAGCACCTCCAACATCGTCGTGCAGACCAGCGACGAGACCTGGCAGGCCTACAACGACTACGGAGGCCAGGACCTCTACGGGGGCGCGGGCCCCGCGCCGGACGGCCGCGCCTACGAGGTCAGTTACAACCGGCCGCTGGACATAGGCGGTGACAACGGCATCTACGGCTCCGAGTTCATGATGCTGTCCTGGCTGGAGCGCAACGGCTACGACGTCAGTTATCTGTCGGGCGTGGACGTGTCGACCAACGGCGCCACCCTGCTGCCGAAGCACAAGGTGTACCTGTCCTCCGGGCACGACGAGTACTGGACGCAGAGCCAGTACTCCAACGTCCTGGCGGCCAGGAAGGCAGGCGTCCGGCAGGCCTTCTTCAGTGGCAACGAGGTCTTCTGGAAGACCCGGCTCGCCGCGAGCAACGACGGTACGAGCACCGCGAACCGGACCCTGGTCTGCTACAAGATGACCAAGATGGCGCAGGGCAACGGCATCGCCGACCCCAGCGGCACCTGGACCGGCACCTGGATGGACCCGACCAGCACCTCCTACGGTCAGACCTACCAGCCGCCGAACATCCTCACCGGCTCCATGTTCCAGGTGAACGGCTCCCGCGACGACGCGATCACGGTCCCCGGCTCGTACGGCAAGAACCGGATCTGGCGCAACACCTCCATCGCCAACCTCACAGCGAGCCAGACCGCCACCTTCCCGACCGGCACCCTCGGCTACGAGTGGGACAGCGACATCGTCAACAGCACCAGACCCGCCGGAGCGATCAACGTGTCGTCCACGACAGTGGACATCAACGACGGCAAGTACCGCCTCGACTGGGGCAACATGTACGGCAACGGCACGGCGACGCACAGTCTCGTCGAGTTCCGCGACCAGGACTCCGGTGCCCTGGTGTTCGGGTCGGGGACCGTGCAGTGGTCGTGGGGTCTCACCAACCTCCCCACGTACAACCCCGATGACGCGGTGGTCACCGAGGACACCCGTATGCAGCAGGCGACGGTGAACATCCTCGCCGACATGGGCGTCCAGCCGCTGACCCTGCAGAGCAACCTCGTCAGCGCCACGGCGACCACCGACACCACCGGCCCGGCCATCACCGTGACCAGCCCGGCCTCCGGGGTCACCGTCCCGGCGCTGAAGCCGGTCACCATCAGTGGCACCGCCACCGACTCCGGTGGGGGTGTGGTGGCCCGTGTCGAGGTGTCCACCGACGGCGGGACGACCTGGAACGCGGCCACCGGACTGACGTCCTGGAGCTACAGCTGGACGCCGACAGCCCCGGGCGCCGCCTCCATCAAGGTCCGCGCGGTCGATGACAGCGTCAACATCGGCGCCGTCACCACCCGCCCGGTGACCGTCGGCCCCCAGGCCTGCCCCTGCACCGTCTGGCCCGCCACGGCCGTGCCCGGCACCCTCAACGCGGGTGACGCCGGTCCGCTGGAGCTCGGGGTCAAGATCCGTACCACGGTGGCCGGTTCGATCACCGGCGTCCGCTTCTACAAGTCACCCGCCAACACCGGCACCCACACCGGCAGCCTGTGGAGCGCCTCCGGCACCCGCCTGGCCACCGGCACCTTCACCAACGAGACGGCCTCCGGCTGGCAGCAGCTGAACTTCGCCACCCCGGTGACCGTCAAGGCCAACACCACCTACGTCGCCTCGTACTTCGCCCCGAACGGCGGATACTCCTACGACGGCGGCTACTTCTCCGGCAGCGCGGCCGGCCTGGCCCCGCTCACCGCGCTCCAGTCCGGTACCGACGGCGGCAACGGCGTCTACCGCTACAGCTCGACCAGCGCCTTCCCGTCCTCGGCGTCCTCGGGCAGCAACTACTGGGTGGACGTGGTGCTGGACACCGCGTCGGCCAGTACGACCCCGCCCGTCGTCACCTCGACCTCACCGACGTCGGGGGCGACCGGCGCGTCGATCACGGCGCCGGTGTCGGCCGTCTTCGACCACGCCATCGACGCCGACACGCTGACGTTCACCTTGAAGGACGCGAACGGCAACACCGTGCCGGGCACCAACACGCTCCCCGCGTCGAACAAGGCGACCTTCACCCCGTCGACGGAACTGGAACTGCACACCACGTACACCGCGTCCGTCCAGGCCGAGGACCTGTGGGGCAACGCCATGACGGCCCCGGTGACGTGGTCGTTCACCACCAGCTCCACGCCGCCCGCGGTGACCTGCCCCTGCACGCTGTGGAACACCAGCACCGTGCCGGCCAGGACGGCCGTCACCGACGACCCCAACTCCCTCGAACTGGGCACCAGGTTCCAGTCCTCGGCGAGCGGCTGGGTCACCGGCGTCACCTTCTACAAGGGCGCCACGAACACCGGCACCCACACCGGCAGCCTCTGGTCCGCCGACGGCACGCTCCTCGCCTCCGGCACCTTCACCACCGAGTCCGCCACCGGCTGGCAGACGATGACGTTCGCGACCCCGGTCGCCATCAGCGCCGACACGGCGTACGTCGTCTCCTACCACGCACCCAACGGCAACTACGCGGTGGACGGCGGCTACTTCGCGTCGGCCCACAAGTCCTACCCGCTGACCGCCACCGCCGACATCAGCACGGCCCACAACGGGCTGTACCGGTACGGCAGTGACGTGGCCTTCCCCAACGGCTCCTACGGATCCGCGAACTACTGGGTCGGCCCCGTCTTCACCGCCGACGACCCGTCCGCGTCGCTGACGTCGGGCACGTCCTCCTCGGAGGTGACCAGCTCCTCGCTGGCACACACCGCGGACGCGGACAACGCGCTGGTCGCCTCCCTGCCCAGCACGGCCAAGCTGTCCACGGTGAAGGCGACAGTGACCGTCCTGCCGGGCGCGAAGGCAGCGGCCGCCGGGAAGCTCAAGGTCAAGGCCGTCCTCTCCTACAACCGGGCCACCCACAAGGTGTCCGTCCATCTGTCCTCCCCGCTGCCTGACGGCACCCGGTTCAGGATCACGGTCACGGCCCGGGACAAGCAGCACCACACGGTGACGGCCCGGGTCTGGACCCTCACCAGCAAGACCGTCCGCAAGAAGAACTGA